Below is a genomic region from Amycolatopsis sp. 195334CR.
GTGTCCGGGCGGAGGGTGACCGGCCGGGCGTTCGCCGGGGGCCAGCGGCGTTCGTCCACCCACTGGTCGACGGCGGCTTCGCGGTGCACGGCGGGTTCGTGCTCGATGCCGTTGCGGACGTCCAGCAGCCACCGGTCCAGCCAGCGGTGCAGCGTGTGCACGAACTCGGGGCGCTGGAGGTCGAACGGGTCGACGTGCGCGGCCTGGTGCAGCCACGCCTTGCGGGTCACCCCGTGCGCGCCGAGGGCGTCCCACCACGGCCCGAACTGGATGGTCCGCACGTTGAGGTCGGTGAAGCCCTGGACGGCGAACACGCTGGCGCGCACGCGATGCGCCTGGTGCACGTAGTTCAGCGATTCCCAGTACCGGTTGTAGTCGCCGTCGGTGCCCGCGAGTTCCGCCTGCTCGGCCATCCACGGTTGGCACAGCTCCTCGGCGCGCGGGTTGAGCAGGCCCGGCGGGCCACCGCCGGGGCCGTGCCAGGCGCCGTTGGAGTTGTGCACCTCGTAGTAGGAGCTGACCCCGGCGATCGGCACGATGGTCCGCACGCCGTCGACCCCGGTGGAGGCGACGCCGATCGCGGTCGCGCCGTCCTGCGACTTGCCCACCAGGCCGACCGCGCCGGTGGTCCAGTCCGCCTCGACCGGCGTGCCGCCCTCCACCGCGGAGTACCCGGTCGCGCGGCCGTTGAGCCAGTCGACCACCCCGCGCCCGGACGGCACGTCGTCGAAGCAGCCGCGGGACCGGTTGGTGCCCCCGGCGTCGACCAGCACCACCGCGTACCCGCGGGGCACGAAGTAGTTGTCGTAGAACAGCGGGAACCCGAGCGGGGTGCCGTCGGGGGCGTAGGTCTTCTTCTGCGCCTCGTTGCCGCGCCCGCAACACGCGTAGTACGGGCTGACGTCCATGATCACCGGCACGCGCTGCCCGCGGGCCGCCGGTTCGGCCGGGCGGATGATGTCCGCGGCGATCCGGTCCCCGGCGCCGTCGCGGTCGAGGTCGGTGCCGATGTCGACCCAGACCGTTTCGCGGATGGCCCCCTCGTACGAGTGGATCGGCGCGCTCACCCCGGCTGCCAGCTCGAACGCGGCTCCCGCCGCGGCGGCCGGGGTGACCGACCCCGCCAGCAACACCAGGACCAGCAGTCCACCCAGTACCCGCATGCGCCGATTATGGCCGACGCCGGAGCACCTCCAGGGTTTTCACCGCGCGGTCGTAGTCCTCGCGCAGTGCCGCGCGACGCTCGGTGATCCAGTGCTCACCGGGAACACCGTCGAGGAAGTCGCCCCGGTAGACCTCGACCGCGGTGGTCAGCCACTTCGCCGGGGCCAGCTCGGTGTCGCGCAGGGCGTTGCGGAACCGGTCGACGTCGAAGTCGCAGCCCGCCTCCCGGTCGAAGCGGTAGCGCCCGTTCGCGTAGGTCACCCAGCCCGGCTGCCGCAGCGCGCGGCGCAGGTGGTGCAGGGTGGTGTGGAAGTTATTGCGCACCTGGGCGTCGGTGGACCACGGCCACAGCGCGCGCCCGATCCGGTGCTTGGTGCAGTCGGTCTCGGTGAGCAGGAAGTACAGCAGCTCACGGGGTTTGGCGAAGGTCCAGTCGGCGGGGAGCAGCGGTTCGGAACCGAGGAACACCTCGGCCCGGCCGAAGGCGAACACCCGCAGCGGCGGATCCACCACCCGCGCGGCCGGGGGCTGCTCGTCGAGTTCCCCGTGGATCACCTGCTCGGTGGTGACCCCGGACCACAACTGCGCGAAACGCGCCCGCGGCACGGCGTTGCGCGCGGCGGCCAGCGTCCGCTCCCGGGCGGCGCGTTCCACCGGCGGCACGCGCGCGCCGGTCAGCATGCGCAGTTCGGCGGCGGCACCGAGCAGGCGCACCGCGTGTTCGGCCTCCCGAGACGCCAGCGCGACCGCGGCCAGCGCCTCCAGCTGGCTGGCGATCCGCCACCGGGCGTTGAGCGAATGGTGGTTGCGCAGGCTCGCTCGCAGGTACCGCCGTGCCGCCGTGGTGTCGCCTTCGTGCAGCGAGAGCAGGCCGAGCTGGCCGAGCGCCCACGCCTTGCCGTCGCGCCAGGCCACCCGGTCGGCGGCGGCGAAGCTCTGCGAGAGCAGCGCGCGGGCCGTCGCGTGGTCACCGCGGTGGAGCGCCACCACACCCAGCCCGA
It encodes:
- a CDS encoding CocE/NonD family hydrolase, which translates into the protein MRVLGGLLVLVLLAGSVTPAAAAGAAFELAAGVSAPIHSYEGAIRETVWVDIGTDLDRDGAGDRIAADIIRPAEPAARGQRVPVIMDVSPYYACCGRGNEAQKKTYAPDGTPLGFPLFYDNYFVPRGYAVVLVDAGGTNRSRGCFDDVPSGRGVVDWLNGRATGYSAVEGGTPVEADWTTGAVGLVGKSQDGATAIGVASTGVDGVRTIVPIAGVSSYYEVHNSNGAWHGPGGGPPGLLNPRAEELCQPWMAEQAELAGTDGDYNRYWESLNYVHQAHRVRASVFAVQGFTDLNVRTIQFGPWWDALGAHGVTRKAWLHQAAHVDPFDLQRPEFVHTLHRWLDRWLLDVRNGIEHEPAVHREAAVDQWVDERRWPPANARPVTLRPDTGGGLGRKPANGVESIVDDPDLTGYDWIRQPAEPSTARVVFTTEPLDQPTWLAGTGSVTVKVRSSTPRARVGAMLVDYGPATVRATYQGAPGIRNLETRSCWGESGPGDSACYLDTETATESVDHQLLAAGWADLGHHRTLWRGEDLRPERYYTMTFPLSTVDKLVPAGHRIGLVLGGTDAFWIPTPSQRPALDIDLGGTSVSVPVAGPEQ
- a CDS encoding tetratricopeptide repeat protein codes for the protein MSATPLPLDGGGTRHRVTGVRGALTTAVVRLTPADRQLLSRLAVFPGLFTTAAVRELTDGPDPAPALARLTGAALVVRCGTRFRLLRVVREYFAAEPVAPAATVSGADRERLDHLLNLSAVARFAGEHERAADRLIEALAICARCADVRNAGIVLDALGDAALELGDYAAAFARHTQSRRLAMRLADPLWTAESLNRLGLISWLRGDFGATRMLCAGAVAISKAQSGTRARRAQSRAVLGLGVVALHRGDHATARALLSQSFAAADRVAWRDGKAWALGQLGLLSLHEGDTTAARRYLRASLRNHHSLNARWRIASQLEALAAVALASREAEHAVRLLGAAAELRMLTGARVPPVERAARERTLAAARNAVPRARFAQLWSGVTTEQVIHGELDEQPPAARVVDPPLRVFAFGRAEVFLGSEPLLPADWTFAKPRELLYFLLTETDCTKHRIGRALWPWSTDAQVRNNFHTTLHHLRRALRQPGWVTYANGRYRFDREAGCDFDVDRFRNALRDTELAPAKWLTTAVEVYRGDFLDGVPGEHWITERRAALREDYDRAVKTLEVLRRRP